The Pseudoxanthobacter soli DSM 19599 sequence GGCGTGCTCGGCCTCGACATCGACCCGCGCACGCCGGTCTCGCAGCTTTCCGTCGCCAAGATGCAGCTCGTCGAGATCGCCAAGGCGCTGTCGCTCAAGTCGCGGGTGCTGCTGCTGGACGAGCCGACCGCCTCGCTCACCCCGCACGAGACGGTCGCGCTGTTCGATCTGCTGCGCAGGCTTCGGGACGACGGCGTGAGCATGCTGTTCGTCAGCCACAAGCTCGAGGAAGTGCAGGAAATCTGCGACCGCGTCACGGTGCTGCGCGACGGCCGCAACGCCTGCGCCAGCCAGTCGATGGCGGGCATGGGCCGGCACGATCTGGTGCGGCTGATGATCGGCCGCAGCGAGCAGATCGCCAACTGGCCCACGCGCCACTTCGAGAAGGCGCCTGAGGCGCTGAAACTGACGGGCGTTTCGACCGCTCTCGGCCACCGTGACGTGGACCTGACCGTCCGCAAGGGTGAGATCGTCGGCCTTTACGGCCTCGTCGGCGCCGGCCGCACGGAACTCGCCAAGTGCATCATGGGTGCGCACCCGGTGACCGGCGGCACTGTGGAGGTGGCCGGCAAACCGGCGAAGATCACGACCGTCGCCGATGCCATCCATCGCTACCGGATCGGCTATGTCAGCGAGGACCGCAAGCAGGAAGGCCTCGTGCTGATCCACACGGTGCTGGAGAATGCCGGCATCACCGTGTGGCGGCGGCTCGCCAACCGCCTCGGCCTTCTGACCGACGGCACGGTGCGCCGCACGGTCGAGCCCTATATCCGCAAGCTCGAGGTGCGCACGCCGTCGCTCGAGCAGATCGTGGGCAACCTCTCCGGC is a genomic window containing:
- a CDS encoding sugar ABC transporter ATP-binding protein yields the protein MADLSSPSTVPVLEAREVSKFFPGVKALQDVSMRLEPGSIHALLGENGAGKSTLIKIITGVHRPDGGTLLLDGTPIELRGTRDATSRGIGVVHQERNLIPRFTVGENISLERLATHPLKTVDYQALNETARHWLGVLGLDIDPRTPVSQLSVAKMQLVEIAKALSLKSRVLLLDEPTASLTPHETVALFDLLRRLRDDGVSMLFVSHKLEEVQEICDRVTVLRDGRNACASQSMAGMGRHDLVRLMIGRSEQIANWPTRHFEKAPEALKLTGVSTALGHRDVDLTVRKGEIVGLYGLVGAGRTELAKCIMGAHPVTGGTVEVAGKPAKITTVADAIHRYRIGYVSEDRKQEGLVLIHTVLENAGITVWRRLANRLGLLTDGTVRRTVEPYIRKLEVRTPSLEQIVGNLSGGNQQKISVAKWLAAGIDVLIVDEPSVGIDIKTKAYLHELLRELSDSGTAILLITSDMPEMITLADRIVVMNDYRISGELENTRDYGRMSEGIMYLIHRVEAAE